ATGGTAACCAAGAAGAGGATAAATTAACTTGGAAACCAATTCTTTACCATGTACACTGGTCCGAAACCACCTTCTCCTATCTTGTTTCTGTTGGAGAAGTGATTTGTTGCACTAGCGATGATCgaaaaatcaaatattgttGCCGAGTCGCCATCTTCCTTCTCCTTCTTGTGAAATAACTTTTGTCGACATCCTGAAGTAACAATTCAAGCGGTTTAATGTTAACAAAGCAATCTAACTTCAGAATTCCTTGTAAGTTCTAACTAAACTATGTTTGCAACACTATACTATATAAGTAAGAACATAAATATTTGAGATTTGCTTATCATAAGATTTTCACTTTGCATACCAAGCTTCTTTCTATATGCTGATGTGACCGTTACAATAAGGGTTATTCCTAAAAGGAATGCAATAATCCCTGCAAAAGTCCCAGCATGCTTCATGTTCCTCTTATTCTTTTTATGATCTGAGGAATGAAGTAAATGTCAGACAACAAGAAGGAAAGGGGAATATTTATAGAACAACATGACTTCCATTTGGAAGTTGATACATAATCTAGTGTTCTTAGAAATAGCTCAGGTATATACAAAAAAGTGAAAACAGATTGCATTAGTGTGGAATAAAAGATGTAATAGGAAATGAAAATACCAAGTTCTGAAGATGCGAGTCGTACATAAATATCCTGTCCTAGGTCCGTATGTTTTCTCATGTCCACaatattgttgaaccaaagtaAGCAGCCATTACCACCATTTCTGATATCTAAATTTGCATATGCAGTGCAAGAACAGTTTTTCAAACACATTGTCTTGCATTCCTCAAGGCTCAAGCTCTTGTCAAACCACGATGCTGATGTATCTGGCAACTTCATGTTTGTGTACGGTAAAAATCCATCTCCATGGAGACAATTTAAAGGTGTTTTCCTTACACACCCATCAGACCAATTTGATGACTTCCATTCCTTGGGAAATTTTGGCACGAAACCTTCCAAGCATTCACATATTGGAAAGTCATTAATATTGCAGTTAGAGTTGATACCACACAAAGCATAATTATCACACTGGTCTGCAGGCCGATTAGCTATAGCCTCCCAAATTTGTGTCCTATCTGACCATACAAAACGTTGTGAATTTCCGTAAGGATCTAGCACCATTCTAGTAATAGTTGAACTTTTCAAAGTTTCATATTGATAAGAGAATTCTTTGTCAGAGAACACTACTGAGAAATTCAAGACTCTATGCATTATTTGCCAAGAAACACCAGTGAAAAGAAATCCATTCCATGATCCGGCTCTATACAAGAGTCTTGCTCCCTTTTCAGTAACCAGTTGAGGAAAACCATGTGTGTCTATCCTATATGAAAAATCACCTTCCGCAGGATCTTCAGGGTTTCTCCAAGATGTGAGATATCTATATGGACCAGTAACTAAATTACTTTTCAGCTTCATTCCAGCAAGGAAAGTGTTACCAGGATAATCAAAACTTTCCCACAAAAAGTTCTCCATGTTGTTTGCAACTTTTAGAACAAGATTTCCGGAGTCCAAAAGCTGAACAACTGGTTTCACTCCAATTTTTGATGAATTGGAGTTCCAGATAATGCCTTTAGAGCCATCAAGAATAACAAGACTTCCTTGATCAGTGAGTTTCAGCATTCCTGTTGAGTTTTGTATGGGGGTGTTTCTATTGGCAACCCACACAATAGTCCTCGGTGATATGCTCTTGTACCATATACCAAAGTATTGGCGTTGTGGATCTCCAAAATTGAAAAATCCCGCTTCAAAGGTTCCAGCTGCAGAAACAAGCGTATCACCGTATTGGATAAACTGATTTGGAGTAATAATAGTAAGTGTGTTTTGTTTAGAGAAAGTGGGCATggagaaaaataagaaagtaCAAACAATTAGCAATAGCACCTTATTATGGTTCTCCATTGTGTGTGTGTTGGTTTCTATTCGTCCTTCTCATTTTATCAAATTCCAAATTCAATTGACATGACTTAGTCGATCAAGTCTTCCCATGTGCGTGGTAATTGTTGCATTtgtcaacacaatcaacaagtTTGTGGTGTATGATCTTAGTCTACTAAACTTATTGTATGATCTAGTCTACTAAACTTAAAACACAATCAAGACTTTTTAGTTTTCTGTGTGACATGGATGATGGAAGGAAAGGGAAAGGGTGACAAGAGTCAAAAACCATAGACTTAATTGATACAAAATATCAGTATAgaaaaaggaaattaaaaacaaaaatatgcatataaacataaatatagaaGGTATTAGAACAGAAAAGGAAAAATggtaatatataaaaaagaaaaaaatggagtAGAAATAgcaaggaaagaaagaaaaatatctGCATATTTTTGTCTGCTTCCTTAGTGGCAGCCCCCATGTCCCTACATTACCTTTGTGGTCCTATATTCTTTTGGCCCCTCCATTTTCTGTTCATTTCCATCATCCAAGTTACACGGAACACTATAAAGTATTCACTTGAAAACAAATGAGTTAACATTTGGTCAACATACCAAGCTTTAAAATGAGTAGACTAGAATATACTCCACAAAAActtgttgattttgtttggaATTCGGTGTAAATGGGAAGACTTGGACGACTAAGTCGTGTCAATAGAAACGCCCTGGTACAAAACTCAACACTCAACAGCAATGATGAAGCTCACCAATAAGAAACTCTTAATTTATTCCCACACACCTTAGAAAAATCGCATTGCTTTCACTTCATCAGTTTTATGATAttgttcataagctgttttcagcttattttcataagttctctaagatagcttatgaaacaacttatagcttgtatgaaacaacttatagcttggCAGGTTATGCTATTAATCTACCTACGGGTATTCATTATCTTAGTAGTCCACCGCCGGGTTGTGTTAAGCTCCTATGGCAAGACTTAGCTGGTATTCACTTTAGTCGCAGATTCCTTATGTAATTCGGCCTAACTGCCCCCagtttagcaacaaaaaaaaaaagtctcataATAGACCACTGAATTACATAAAAATTCCAATTTCAACCTGTAACGGGACATTTTGAGACACCCTCGGGAATGTTTTTCGGAACAAAAGACACACAGACAATTCATTTCGTCTAAGCTTATCTGCATTTACTCTCCCTTGCATAAGTCCCAAACAAAAGAGTTCAAATTCAAGATTTTCCATATTTGCCTGTGGTGTAATTCTACCGAGGACTGCATACTTCTATGATTCACGAACACCATTCATGAACACGCGAATGGGAAAAACATGCCAACCAACCAGTCACCAACTCGGTTTCTCTCTTGCCAAAAATGACAAATATTAAgtataaacttatttattctTTCTGCATCAACTGTGGAATAAAGATGGGCTATATTCAACACTTAGTTGCCAACATTACAACAATTTTATAGTCATACTAAATTCATAACTTTGTAACACTCTTGGCCTCTCCTATTTACATGTAAGAAAAACCACACAGCCCACACAACCAAACATTAGATCCTCTACAAATCACAAAATCAGATACACTACACTCACCTAGTTTGCAAGTGGTAAATTCCACCACACATTTATGCTCAGATATTGCAGTcatgaagaaaataaagaaagaaaaatgactTATTTTAATCTTCACTTCTTGGTTTGTTGAAATCactttttttctcctttgtatTAGCCAAATCCAAATTTTAGCACATTTGAACAGTATATAATCCTTGTCAGTGACAATGGCATTCTACCGGCCCTCTAACGAGATTGAAACTTCATTTATTGAACACCCTTTTGAAGAAGATTCTATGTCATTTGTATTATCACTTCCTGCATAGAATCCGGGTTCACTTGGTTTGGGGATTAAAGTTTCACCCTTTAACATATAAACCACAGATGACATGTTAGGCCTATTCTCTGGTTTCTGTTGTACACACAATAGACCCACATGAATAAATCTTATTATTTTTGAACACATGGCCTCATCGTCTAATATGTCAGCAATTAACTCCTTTGCCCTGTCTTCGCTCCATAGTCTCCATGCCTAAAATGATATCAAAGTTACAGCAAGAGTAAGCTCAATCCTTACTCAAGTTTTATTTGATGGAATGATCATTGATAAATCCAGAACATTTATCGAGACAAAAAAGAGATATAATGAAAGCAACTATAAATAATGTGCCACGAGATTGAGAAGCACACTTCAAAACTTACATGACCAAGAAGGTTTAGATGATGTAGAGGGTCACAAAATCCGCGATTCTTCCTACCGCTAATTATCTCAAGTGCAACGACTCCAAAGCTAAAAACATCAGATTTTATTGAGAAAGATCCATGCACTGCATATTCCGGAGGCATATATCCActgcaagaaaaaaaattgaatttcaaaaaaatatattagaaggGGTGGTGACATAGGAGATAACGGTTTAAAAAAGTTTTCTGTACCAGTAACATAATTTTCTACGTATTCCAATGTGAACAAATATTAGACAAGAATGAAACCAAAAATtgaggactaaaaacatatattttagGAGTTGAAGGTGACAAAAATGTTTCATGGAAACTATAACTGAAACGGATATACTATATGACAGAGACTAAAGAGTTATTTAAGtcttaaaatgaaataaataattcGAAATTAATTACTATGTTCCGATCACTCTATTTGTATTAGCTTCGGCTTGATCTCCCATAAATGATCTGGCTAAACCGAAATCTGCTATCTTCGGAATCATATCAATATCAAGAAGAATATTGCTTGTCTTCAAATCTCTATGTATGATTCTTAGTCTAGAATCCTGATGCAGATAGAGCAGACCCCGAGCAATCCCATCAATAATTTCCAAGCGCTTTGTCCAATCTAGTGATTTACTTCGTGCTGTATCTAACATATGACACATTCTTAAGTTAGCATGAGAACAACATTATGGCAACTGAAAAACTGAGAGCAATAAATTTGATTGGTATGAAAGTTCAAACCATAAATGAAGTAGTCCAAGCTTCTGTTGGGCATAAATTCGTAGATCAATAACTTTTCATCTTGTTGAATAGAACAACCTAGAAGTTTTACAAGATTTCGGTGTTGGAGTGTTGCCATCAACTTTACTTCATTTTTGAACTCCTCAATTCCTTGTCCTGATGTTTCAGAGAGCCTCTTAACAGCAATCTCTTGGCCATCTTCCATTATGCCCTAGTaatatttttggaaattttaatACTTATAGTTATAGTACTTGCTGAAATGTGAGGATAAATTAACATGGTAACCAAGATTTTACCTTGTATACTGGTCCAAAACCACCTTCTCCTAACTTGTTTCTATTGGAGAAATTATTTGTTGCATTTGTGATCgcccaaaaatcaaatatcgtTACCAAGTCACCATCTTCCTTCTCCTTATTGTACTTCCagtaaaataacttttttatataacctGAAGTAACAATTTAAGTGTTTTAACGTTAACAAAGTAAACAGACACAAAGGTCAAACTTCAGAATTCAATTTAAGTTATGACTAATCTGTTTGGAACACTATCTGAGTACTATTTAAGTAAATCATCAATATTTTAGACttaattatcataaattaatCACCTGGTTTATGAAGCTTCTTTCTATACGCGACCAATACAAGAACGGTTAGTCCTATAATGAATGCAATAACCCCTGCTAGAGTCCCATAAAGTTTCAAGTTCCTCTTATTCTTTTTATGATCTGAATGTCAGACAACAAGCAAGTATTGAAGCTTTCTATAGAGAACAACATGTTAAACATCCATTTGGAAGTTTATTCATGATC
This portion of the Trifolium pratense cultivar HEN17-A07 linkage group LG3, ARS_RC_1.1, whole genome shotgun sequence genome encodes:
- the LOC123913217 gene encoding G-type lectin S-receptor-like serine/threonine-protein kinase At4g27290 isoform X2; this translates as MLKLTDQGSLVILDGSKGIIWNSNSSKIGVKPVVQLLDSGNLVLKVANNMENFLWESFDYPGNTFLAGMKLKSNLVTGPYRYLTSWRNPEDPAEGDFSYRIDTHGFPQLVTEKGARLLYRAGSWNGFLFTGVSWQIMHRVLNFSVVFSDKEFSYQYETLKSSTITRMVLDPYGNSQRFVWSDRTQIWEAIANRPADQCDNYALCGINSNCNINDFPICECLEGFVPKFPKEWKSSNWSDGCVRKTPLNCLHGDGFLPYTNMKLPDTSASWFDKSLSLEECKTMCLKNCSCTAYANLDIRNGGNGCLLWFNNIVDMRKHTDLGQDIYVRLASSELDHKKNKRNMKHAGTFAGIIAFLLGITLIVTVTSAYRKKLGCRQKLFHKKEKEDGDSATIFDFSIIASATNHFSNRNKIGEGGFGPVYMGTMVDGREIAVKRLSKTSGQGIEEFKNEVKLMATLQHRNLVKLLGCSIQQDEKLLIYEFMPNRSLDNFIFDTRRSKFLDWTKRLEIIDGIARGLLYLHQDSTLRIIHRDLKTSNILLDIDMIPKIADFGLARSFMGDQAEANTNRVMGTYGYMPPEYAVHGSFSIKSDVFSFGVVVLEIISGKKNSGFCDPRHRLNLLGHAWRLWIEEKPEELIADILYDEAICSEIIRFIHVGLLCVQQQPENRPNMSSVVFMLKGEKLLPNPSEPGFYAGRNNTNSTGSSSNGCSINEASISLLEAR
- the LOC123913217 gene encoding G-type lectin S-receptor-like serine/threonine-protein kinase At4g27290 isoform X1, whose translation is MENHNKVLLLIVCTFLFFSMPTFSKQNTLTIITPNQFIQYGDTLVSAAGTFEAGFFNFGDPQRQYFGIWYKSISPRTIVWVANRNTPIQNSTGMLKLTDQGSLVILDGSKGIIWNSNSSKIGVKPVVQLLDSGNLVLKVANNMENFLWESFDYPGNTFLAGMKLKSNLVTGPYRYLTSWRNPEDPAEGDFSYRIDTHGFPQLVTEKGARLLYRAGSWNGFLFTGVSWQIMHRVLNFSVVFSDKEFSYQYETLKSSTITRMVLDPYGNSQRFVWSDRTQIWEAIANRPADQCDNYALCGINSNCNINDFPICECLEGFVPKFPKEWKSSNWSDGCVRKTPLNCLHGDGFLPYTNMKLPDTSASWFDKSLSLEECKTMCLKNCSCTAYANLDIRNGGNGCLLWFNNIVDMRKHTDLGQDIYVRLASSELDHKKNKRNMKHAGTFAGIIAFLLGITLIVTVTSAYRKKLGCRQKLFHKKEKEDGDSATIFDFSIIASATNHFSNRNKIGEGGFGPVYMGTMVDGREIAVKRLSKTSGQGIEEFKNEVKLMATLQHRNLVKLLGCSIQQDEKLLIYEFMPNRSLDNFIFDTRRSKFLDWTKRLEIIDGIARGLLYLHQDSTLRIIHRDLKTSNILLDIDMIPKIADFGLARSFMGDQAEANTNRVMGTYGYMPPEYAVHGSFSIKSDVFSFGVVVLEIISGKKNSGFCDPRHRLNLLGHAWRLWIEEKPEELIADILYDEAICSEIIRFIHVGLLCVQQQPENRPNMSSVVFMLKGEKLLPNPSEPGFYAGRNNTNSTGSSSNGCSINEASISLLEAR
- the LOC123913217 gene encoding G-type lectin S-receptor-like serine/threonine-protein kinase At4g27290 isoform X3; the protein is MENHNKVLLLIVCTFLFFSMPTFSKQNTLTIITPNQFIQYGDTLVSAAGTFEAGFFNFGDPQRQYFGIWYKSISPRTIVWVANRNTPIQNSTGMLKLTDQGSLVILDGSKGIIWNSNSSKIGVKPVVQLLDSGNLVLKVANNMENFLWESFDYPGNTFLAGMKLKSNLVTGPYRYLTSWRNPEDPAEGDFSYRIDTHGFPQLVTEKGARLLYRAGSWNGFLFTGVSWQIMHRVLNFSVVFSDKEFSYQYETLKSSTITRMVLDPYGNSQRFVWSDRTQIWEAIANRPADQCDNYALCGINSNCNINDFPICECLEGFVPKFPKEWKSSNWSDGCVRKTPLNCLHGDGFLPYTNMKLPDTSASWFDKSLSLEECKTMCLKNCSCTAYANLDIRNGGNGCLLWFNNIVDMRKHTDLGQDIYVRLASSELDHKKNKRNMKHAGTFAGIIAFLLGITLIVTVTSAYRKKLGCRQKLFHKKEKEDGDSATIFDFSIIASATNHFSNRNKIGEGGFGPVYMGTMVDGREIAVKRLSKTSGQGIEEFKNEVKLMATLQHRNLVKLLGCSIQQDEKLLIYEFMPNRSLDNFIFDTRRSKFLDWTKRLEIIDGIARGLLYLHQDSTLRIIHRDLKTSNILLDIDMIPKIADFGLARSFMGDQAEANTNRVMGT